Proteins encoded by one window of Verrucomicrobiota bacterium:
- a CDS encoding PSD1 domain-containing protein, with protein MRSIAVPTTGLLLWLTLAVWPFSSNAASTGQKKVDFIHEIQPILRESCYKCHGPEKKKASLRLDIKALALKGGENGAAIVPGSSQKSPLLKRLISTDDEERMPQKAEPLSADKIKLIRDWIDQGAQWPEAVAVADPAKHWAFQPLQQIEPPKVKARSWVRTPIDNFILAKLEEKKIRPNPPADRRVLIRRVYFDLIGLPPTPQEIDAFVNDKSSDAYPKLIDQLLTSPHYGERWARHWLDTTRFGESHGFEQDYDRPFAYWYRDFVIKALNDDMPFDQFIKWQLAGDEFAPDDAWAMAATGFIGAGVFPTQLTEAEFEPARYDELDNMAATTGTAMLGLTIGCARCHDHKFDPIPTKDYYRFISTFTTTIRSEIDLDFDPAKYKEAKAKFDAAHAPLAAAKEQFEQGQLPARFDQWLKSTPKEQLAKAAWIILDPDEFKSKGGATLTKLDDASVLASGKNSDSDTYTFTAHTSLTNITGARVEALADPSFPKGGPGRADNGNIQLTDLRVTAAPLTGEGDSVELKLINPKATFEQSEILAVAKVIDGDKKTGWAIDPQIGTNHTASFEFEKPISFDSGTKLTFTLEFNGNKRHSIGRPRLSIATASPPIALAGDAKPQRVVEIFTQLERAGDTVKLSDDQRATVMKWYRTLDPDWQRLDAAVQEHLQVEPKPDLKKVMVTSEGFKPIPHHADDRGFPHFYPKTYFLKRGDTHQKGEEMTPGVLQILDHAPEGEKHWEVPSPAGSRTSWRRRALANWITDSHYGAGDLLARVAVNRLWQHHFGSGIVATPSDFGTQGARPTHPELLDWLANDFKHNGWEVKRMHKQIMTSAVYLESFDRDEARTKIDPDNKLLWCRDRRRLEAEAIRDSMLKVSGQLDDRMFGPGTLDQAMKRRSIYFFIKRSQFIPILQLFDAPDPSVSVGNRVSTTIAPQALLFMNNPQVRDYARALAGRLKPACEKSLADAVLEGYRIALGRKPDKSEQADSVAFIKQQAESYRADKKENADELALADFCQAMFGLNEFIYVE; from the coding sequence ATGAGAAGTATTGCTGTTCCGACAACTGGTTTATTGCTCTGGCTGACTTTGGCCGTCTGGCCGTTCAGTTCGAATGCCGCGAGCACGGGGCAAAAGAAGGTCGATTTCATTCACGAAATCCAACCCATTCTCAGGGAGTCCTGTTACAAATGTCACGGCCCGGAAAAGAAAAAAGCCAGCTTGCGGCTCGACATCAAAGCGCTCGCCCTGAAAGGCGGCGAGAACGGTGCGGCCATTGTCCCGGGCAGCAGCCAGAAAAGTCCGCTGCTAAAGCGGCTCATCTCGACCGACGACGAGGAACGCATGCCGCAAAAGGCCGAACCGTTGTCTGCCGACAAAATCAAGCTGATCCGCGACTGGATTGACCAGGGCGCACAATGGCCGGAGGCGGTGGCCGTCGCCGATCCCGCCAAACATTGGGCCTTTCAACCGTTGCAGCAAATCGAGCCGCCGAAGGTCAAAGCCAGATCGTGGGTGCGCACACCGATTGATAATTTCATCCTCGCGAAACTCGAAGAAAAAAAAATCCGCCCCAATCCGCCCGCTGATCGCCGCGTTTTGATTCGCCGCGTCTATTTTGATTTGATTGGTCTCCCGCCGACGCCGCAAGAGATTGATGCATTCGTCAACGACAAGTCATCCGACGCGTACCCGAAATTGATCGATCAACTCCTCACCTCGCCCCACTACGGCGAGCGTTGGGCGCGTCATTGGCTGGACACCACGCGCTTTGGCGAGAGCCACGGGTTCGAACAGGATTATGATCGACCCTTTGCGTATTGGTATCGCGACTTTGTCATTAAGGCGCTCAACGACGACATGCCGTTTGACCAGTTCATCAAGTGGCAACTGGCGGGCGATGAGTTCGCGCCGGACGACGCCTGGGCAATGGCCGCGACGGGTTTCATCGGTGCGGGCGTTTTTCCGACGCAGTTGACGGAGGCGGAGTTCGAACCGGCGCGTTACGACGAACTCGACAACATGGCCGCCACCACCGGCACCGCCATGCTGGGCCTCACCATCGGCTGCGCGCGCTGTCACGATCACAAGTTTGACCCAATTCCCACCAAAGATTACTATCGATTCATCTCGACCTTCACGACGACCATCCGCAGCGAAATCGATCTCGACTTCGACCCGGCAAAATACAAGGAGGCCAAAGCGAAGTTCGACGCGGCGCATGCGCCCCTCGCCGCTGCAAAAGAACAATTCGAGCAGGGACAATTGCCGGCCCGTTTCGATCAATGGCTCAAATCAACGCCGAAGGAACAGCTCGCCAAGGCCGCTTGGATCATCCTCGATCCCGACGAATTCAAATCCAAGGGCGGCGCTACCCTGACGAAACTCGACGACGCCTCGGTCCTAGCCAGCGGAAAAAATTCCGACTCTGACACCTACACCTTCACGGCTCACACGAGCCTCACGAACATTACGGGCGCTCGCGTCGAAGCGTTGGCGGATCCATCGTTCCCGAAAGGCGGACCGGGTCGCGCTGACAATGGGAACATTCAGCTTACCGATTTGCGCGTCACCGCTGCGCCGCTCACGGGCGAAGGCGATTCCGTGGAACTGAAGTTGATCAATCCCAAGGCAACGTTTGAGCAGAGCGAGATTCTAGCAGTCGCGAAAGTCATCGACGGCGATAAGAAAACGGGCTGGGCGATTGATCCCCAAATCGGCACAAACCACACCGCGTCTTTCGAATTCGAGAAGCCCATCAGCTTCGACAGCGGCACGAAGCTCACGTTCACACTCGAATTCAACGGCAACAAACGTCACAGCATCGGTCGTCCGCGCCTGTCCATCGCAACCGCGTCGCCACCGATTGCATTGGCCGGTGACGCCAAACCGCAGCGCGTCGTGGAGATATTTACGCAACTCGAAAGGGCAGGGGACACCGTGAAGTTAAGCGACGATCAGCGGGCCACGGTAATGAAGTGGTATCGCACACTTGATCCCGACTGGCAGAGACTTGACGCCGCCGTGCAGGAACATCTCCAGGTCGAGCCGAAGCCTGACCTCAAAAAAGTCATGGTCACGAGCGAAGGCTTCAAACCGATTCCGCATCACGCCGACGACCGCGGCTTTCCGCATTTTTATCCCAAGACCTATTTCCTGAAACGCGGCGACACGCATCAGAAGGGAGAGGAAATGACGCCCGGCGTGCTGCAAATCCTCGATCACGCGCCGGAAGGTGAGAAGCATTGGGAGGTGCCATCTCCCGCCGGTTCTCGCACCTCGTGGCGGCGGCGTGCGCTGGCCAATTGGATCACGGACTCTCACTACGGCGCCGGAGATTTGCTGGCGCGCGTCGCTGTCAATCGTCTCTGGCAGCATCATTTCGGCAGCGGCATTGTTGCCACGCCGAGCGATTTTGGCACCCAAGGCGCGCGGCCTACGCACCCCGAACTGCTGGACTGGCTGGCCAACGATTTCAAACATAATGGCTGGGAGGTCAAGCGAATGCACAAGCAGATCATGACCAGCGCCGTTTATCTGGAGAGCTTCGACCGCGACGAAGCGCGAACCAAAATCGATCCCGACAACAAGCTGCTCTGGTGCCGCGACCGTCGCCGACTTGAAGCCGAAGCGATTCGTGATTCGATGCTCAAGGTCAGCGGCCAACTGGACGACCGCATGTTTGGACCGGGCACGCTCGACCAGGCCATGAAACGCCGAAGCATTTATTTCTTCATCAAGCGCAGCCAGTTCATCCCGATTCTGCAATTGTTCGACGCGCCCGATCCATCGGTCAGCGTCGGCAACCGCGTCTCGACGACCATTGCGCCACAGGCACTGTTGTTCATGAACAATCCGCAGGTCCGCGATTACGCGCGCGCGCTGGCTGGGCGGCTCAAACCGGCGTGTGAAAAATCGTTGGCCGACGCTGTCCTCGAGGGTTACCGTATCGCGTTGGGCCGCAAGCCGGACAAGAGTGAACAGGCGGACTCCGTTGCGTTCATCAAACAACAGGCCGAATCCTACCGCGCGGACAAGAAGGAAAACGCCGACGAACTTGCGCTGGCCGACTTTTGCCAGGCAATGTTTGGACTTAACGAATTTATTTATGTGGAATGA